The following are encoded together in the Bacillus sp. V2I10 genome:
- the treR gene encoding trehalose operon repressor: MKTNNKYLAIFQELSDRIKQGLVKVNETLPSENELAVQYETSRETIRKALNLLAQNGYIQKVKGKGSIVLDVTKMSFPVSGLVSFKELSQNLGRTSQTAVEKFGLIKPGDFIMQQLNLGARDEVWEVVRSRKIDGENIILDKDYLNRRHIPFLSKEICEDSIYSYIEEELKLKISFAKKEIVVEECTEEDYQYLDLKNFQHIVVVKNHVYLEDTSLFQYTESRHRIDKFRFVDFARRGH, from the coding sequence ATGAAAACAAACAATAAATATTTGGCAATTTTTCAGGAGCTATCAGACAGGATTAAACAAGGACTTGTAAAAGTGAATGAAACCTTGCCCTCTGAAAACGAGCTCGCCGTGCAATATGAGACTTCAAGGGAAACGATTCGCAAGGCCCTTAATCTTCTTGCACAAAATGGATACATTCAAAAAGTTAAAGGTAAAGGATCAATTGTTCTCGATGTAACGAAAATGAGCTTCCCTGTTTCGGGTCTCGTCAGTTTCAAAGAGCTTTCGCAGAACTTAGGAAGAACCTCTCAAACAGCAGTTGAGAAATTCGGCCTCATCAAACCAGGTGATTTTATCATGCAGCAGCTGAACCTCGGTGCACGTGACGAAGTCTGGGAGGTTGTACGCTCAAGAAAAATTGACGGCGAGAACATCATCCTTGATAAAGATTATCTCAATCGCAGGCACATTCCTTTTTTATCAAAGGAAATATGCGAGGACTCGATCTATAGCTATATTGAAGAAGAATTGAAATTAAAGATCAGCTTTGCAAAAAAAGAAATTGTTGTGGAAGAGTGCACAGAGGAAGATTATCAATACCTGGATTTAAAAAATTTCCAGCATATTGTCGTTGTGAAAAATCACGTTTATCTGGAAGATACAAGTCTGTTTCAGTACACAGAATCACGCCACAGAATTGATAAATTCAGATTTGTTGATTTTGCGAGAAGAGGACATTAA
- the treC gene encoding alpha,alpha-phosphotrehalase: protein MKQPWWKKSAVYQIYPKSFNDTNGNGVGDIQGIIEKLDYLKELGIDVVWLTPIYESPQKDNGYDISDYYSIHEEYGTMEDFESLLQEAHDRGIKIIMDIVVNHTSTEHAWFKEAQSSKENPYRDFYIWKEGKEDGSEPTNWISKFGGSAWKLDENTGEYYLHLFDVTQADLNWENEEVRRKVYEMMQFWFEKGVDGFRLDVINLISKNQDFPDDDGSTAPGDGRKFYTDGPRVHEYMKEMNKEVFSKYDSMTVGEMSSTTIENCIKYSNPESRELSMTFNFHHLKVDYPNGEKWALADFDFGALKQILSTWQVEMHKGGGWNALFWCNHDQPRIVSRYGNDGEYRIESAKMLATTIHMMQGTPYIYQGEEFGMTNPKFESINEYRDVESLNTFEILKNAGKSEEEIIEILKSKSRDNSRTPVQWNDSKHAGFTTGTPWIKPASNYPEINAENALQDENSVFYHYQKLIQLRKDIDLITYGDYELILGDHCKLFAYVRNGNGEKLLVINNFYEKETVFTLPDHFDAAGYYSEILISNYPDSAQTFKEVTLRPFESIVYHLKK from the coding sequence ATGAAACAGCCTTGGTGGAAAAAATCAGCGGTTTATCAAATTTATCCGAAAAGCTTTAATGATACGAATGGGAACGGAGTAGGCGACATTCAGGGCATCATAGAAAAATTAGATTACTTAAAAGAGCTCGGCATTGATGTTGTATGGCTGACGCCAATTTATGAATCTCCTCAAAAAGACAACGGCTATGACATCAGCGACTACTATTCCATTCACGAAGAATATGGAACGATGGAGGATTTTGAATCTCTTTTACAAGAGGCTCACGATCGCGGGATTAAAATCATCATGGATATCGTTGTAAATCATACTTCTACTGAGCACGCATGGTTTAAGGAAGCACAATCATCAAAAGAGAATCCTTACCGTGATTTCTATATTTGGAAAGAAGGAAAGGAAGACGGCTCTGAACCGACGAACTGGATTTCAAAATTCGGCGGCTCAGCATGGAAGCTGGATGAAAATACAGGCGAATACTATCTCCATCTGTTTGACGTCACTCAGGCTGACTTGAACTGGGAGAATGAAGAAGTCCGCAGAAAAGTCTATGAAATGATGCAGTTCTGGTTTGAAAAAGGTGTAGACGGCTTTAGACTTGACGTGATCAATCTCATTTCGAAAAATCAGGATTTCCCGGATGATGACGGAAGCACAGCTCCTGGCGACGGCCGCAAGTTTTACACAGACGGTCCGCGCGTGCATGAATATATGAAAGAAATGAACAAGGAAGTTTTCTCGAAATATGACAGCATGACGGTTGGGGAAATGTCTTCAACTACGATCGAAAACTGTATTAAGTATTCAAATCCGGAATCTAGAGAACTTAGCATGACATTTAATTTTCATCATTTGAAAGTGGATTACCCGAACGGGGAGAAATGGGCACTGGCAGATTTTGATTTTGGTGCACTCAAGCAAATTCTTTCAACATGGCAGGTGGAAATGCACAAAGGCGGAGGCTGGAACGCACTGTTTTGGTGCAACCATGATCAGCCGCGGATAGTTTCAAGATATGGAAATGACGGTGAATACCGCATCGAGTCCGCTAAAATGCTTGCGACAACGATACACATGATGCAGGGAACTCCTTATATTTATCAGGGGGAAGAGTTTGGCATGACTAATCCAAAATTCGAAAGCATCAATGAATATCGGGATGTAGAAAGCCTGAATACTTTCGAAATTTTGAAAAACGCAGGGAAGTCAGAAGAAGAGATTATTGAGATTTTAAAAAGCAAATCGAGAGATAACTCACGTACGCCTGTTCAATGGAATGATTCCAAGCATGCCGGATTTACAACAGGAACACCTTGGATCAAACCTGCAAGCAATTATCCGGAAATCAATGCCGAGAATGCTCTTCAGGATGAAAATTCAGTTTTTTATCACTATCAAAAACTGATTCAGCTTAGAAAAGACATTGATTTAATCACTTACGGAGATTATGAACTGATTCTTGGGGATCACTGCAAGCTGTTTGCTTATGTGAGAAACGGTAATGGAGAGAAGCTGCTGGTCATCAACAACTTCTATGAAAAGGAAACAGTATTTACTTTGCCGGATCATTTTGATGCAGCAGGATATTACAGTGAAATTCTTATCTCCAACTATCCTGATTCTGCGCAGACATTTAAAGAAGTGACATTGCGCCCGTTTGAGTCCATCGTTTATCATCTTAAGAAGTAA
- the treP gene encoding PTS system trehalose-specific EIIBC component, translated as MSVNKQEVRDIVDAVGGKDNIAAATHCVTRLRFALKDERKVDKEKLDQIDMVKGSFSTNGQFQVVIGQGLVDKVYKEMAEQTGMGESSKEDVKDAASSNLNPLQKAVKMLADIFIPILPAIVTAGLLMGINNILSGSGIFFDDKSLIEVYPQWADLSGIINLIANTAFTFLPALIGWSAVKRFGGSPLLGIVLGLILVHPDLLNAWAYGEAQAKGEVPVWNLFGLEIEKIGYQGQVLPVLFASYLLAKIEVFLNKRVPDSIKLLVVAPITLLVTGFAAFILIGPITFAAGNFITDGVIAIFDNFAALGGLLYGGFYSLLVVTGMHHTFLAVDLQLVASAGGTFLWPMLALSNIAQGSAAFAMMRIVKDEKQKGLALTSGISAYLGITEPAMFGVNLRYRYPFIAAMIGSAIAGIFITINHVKAFSIGVGGIPGFLSIQSEYWTAFFIGMAIAIVVPFVLTYVFAKFNWKKK; from the coding sequence ATGAGTGTGAACAAACAGGAAGTCCGCGATATCGTCGATGCTGTCGGCGGCAAGGACAACATTGCAGCAGCTACCCACTGTGTCACTCGTTTACGATTTGCTTTGAAAGATGAAAGGAAAGTGGATAAAGAAAAACTGGATCAGATTGATATGGTTAAAGGATCTTTTTCAACAAATGGCCAATTCCAGGTAGTGATTGGACAAGGTCTTGTTGATAAAGTTTACAAGGAGATGGCAGAACAAACGGGAATGGGCGAGTCTTCAAAAGAAGATGTAAAAGATGCAGCTTCAAGCAATTTGAATCCTCTTCAAAAAGCCGTTAAAATGCTGGCTGATATTTTTATTCCGATTTTGCCGGCTATCGTAACGGCTGGTTTGTTAATGGGAATAAATAATATTCTGAGCGGTTCGGGAATTTTCTTTGATGATAAATCTCTGATTGAAGTTTATCCGCAATGGGCTGATTTATCAGGCATTATCAACTTGATTGCGAATACAGCGTTTACATTCCTCCCAGCTCTAATCGGCTGGTCGGCTGTGAAACGCTTTGGAGGAAGTCCGCTTCTTGGGATTGTTCTCGGTTTAATCCTCGTGCATCCCGATCTTCTGAATGCATGGGCATATGGGGAAGCTCAGGCTAAAGGGGAGGTTCCGGTGTGGAACTTATTCGGCCTCGAGATTGAAAAGATCGGCTATCAGGGGCAAGTTCTTCCTGTTCTGTTTGCCTCTTATTTACTCGCTAAAATTGAAGTCTTTTTAAATAAAAGGGTACCTGATTCAATTAAGCTATTAGTGGTTGCCCCAATTACCTTATTAGTGACTGGCTTTGCTGCTTTCATCTTAATTGGACCAATTACGTTTGCAGCAGGAAACTTCATTACTGACGGTGTTATTGCCATTTTTGATAACTTTGCAGCTCTTGGCGGTTTGCTCTATGGAGGTTTCTACTCACTGCTTGTTGTAACAGGCATGCATCATACTTTCCTTGCAGTTGACCTGCAGCTTGTAGCAAGTGCTGGAGGCACATTCTTATGGCCGATGCTTGCATTATCGAACATCGCACAGGGTTCAGCGGCATTTGCCATGATGCGCATTGTGAAGGATGAAAAACAAAAAGGTTTGGCTCTGACTTCAGGAATTTCGGCTTACCTTGGTATTACAGAACCTGCTATGTTTGGTGTGAATCTTAGATATCGCTATCCATTCATCGCTGCCATGATCGGTTCTGCAATCGCAGGGATCTTTATTACAATCAATCATGTAAAAGCATTCTCAATTGGTGTAGGGGGAATCCCTGGATTCTTATCCATCCAATCTGAATACTGGACGGCATTCTTTATCGGAATGGCCATCGCAATCGTTGTGCCATTCGTACTGACTTACGTATTTGCCAAGTTTAATTGGAAGAAAAAATAA
- a CDS encoding DUF429 domain-containing protein, giving the protein MYVVGIDLAGPANHQDTAMAIFKKEGNVLVLQKLTINNSDRKIIETIGALSSCGEEVIAGLDAPLSYQDGGGDRPSDKEIRNAIRAAGLYHGSIMPPTFHRMVYLTLRGIGLSRSLQKLNASIVEVHPGAALGLRLKEEDRNLALTYKKNDESRLHLIPYFDQWGVKGITAESIDSSHGLDACAAALAAWHWGDPDYMPKLNVPASPPFHPFDFCC; this is encoded by the coding sequence TTGTACGTAGTAGGAATTGATCTGGCCGGACCTGCGAATCATCAGGATACCGCAATGGCGATTTTTAAGAAGGAAGGGAATGTCCTTGTCCTTCAGAAACTTACCATTAATAATAGTGACAGAAAAATTATTGAAACAATTGGAGCGCTTTCTTCTTGCGGAGAAGAGGTCATAGCAGGATTAGATGCCCCTTTATCCTATCAGGACGGCGGCGGGGATCGTCCCTCTGATAAAGAGATAAGAAATGCTATAAGAGCAGCAGGACTTTATCACGGCTCGATTATGCCGCCTACCTTCCATCGAATGGTGTATCTGACTCTGAGGGGGATTGGCCTAAGCAGATCTCTGCAGAAACTGAACGCATCCATTGTGGAGGTTCACCCTGGAGCTGCTCTGGGACTGAGGCTGAAGGAGGAAGACCGCAATCTTGCTCTTACATATAAAAAGAATGATGAATCAAGGCTTCATCTTATTCCTTATTTTGACCAATGGGGAGTGAAAGGAATAACTGCTGAATCCATTGATTCAAGCCACGGGCTGGATGCATGTGCAGCTGCCCTGGCTGCATGGCACTGGGGAGATCCGGATTATATGCCGAAGTTAAATGTGCCGGCATCACCCCCTTTTCATCCATTTGATTTTTGCTGCTGA
- a CDS encoding FAD-binding domain-containing protein, producing the protein MNVVWFKRDLRIADHKPLADAALYGEVLPLYAAEPSIWSGEDYSARHFQFVRESLEELQGALEDRGGRLFTYMGEMEEALSALFETYGPFTLYAHEEMAGPRVHDRNARVREWMNGRGLRFLEYPVNEKNSGRKLQERWNGFCRSKHFSRTEHVEVPKTIPESFFIGAEKLKSFPGSGEPIRFGQQGGEQQALETLETFLEERFHLYEEHGSNLLQSTVSSSRLSPYLAWGNISFRTVVQKTSIKIENCDNLFLVKQLTSFQERLKERWKLMEQENLLELLPLPDEKGAGDNLFLRWFEGQTGIPMIDASMICLHKTGWIPSKYRGMLASFAINTLSLNVQKCSDSLASLFLDYEPIIHVHQIQKMQEKVQDPVKIGKKEDPDGVFIKRYLPSLSNVPAKHIHEPWHYPGFFRLDYQAPIVDIKKVNQAARKTKSGISERPSKSSDHEQLKFDL; encoded by the coding sequence ATGAACGTCGTCTGGTTTAAACGTGATTTACGAATAGCTGATCATAAGCCGCTTGCTGACGCAGCTCTTTATGGGGAAGTTCTCCCGCTGTATGCAGCCGAACCATCCATATGGTCTGGAGAAGACTATTCTGCAAGGCACTTTCAGTTTGTCCGGGAAAGCTTAGAGGAACTGCAGGGTGCTTTGGAAGATAGGGGCGGCAGGTTATTCACCTATATGGGGGAGATGGAAGAGGCGCTTTCTGCACTCTTTGAAACATATGGCCCATTCACTTTGTATGCTCATGAAGAAATGGCAGGGCCACGTGTACATGACAGGAATGCAAGAGTGAGAGAATGGATGAATGGTAGAGGTCTCAGGTTTTTGGAGTATCCTGTTAATGAAAAAAACAGCGGAAGAAAACTTCAGGAAAGATGGAACGGTTTTTGTCGAAGTAAGCATTTCAGCCGCACTGAGCATGTCGAAGTACCAAAAACCATTCCAGAAAGCTTTTTCATTGGGGCGGAAAAACTTAAATCTTTTCCTGGCAGTGGGGAACCAATCAGATTTGGCCAGCAGGGCGGTGAACAGCAAGCGCTTGAAACGCTTGAAACCTTTTTGGAGGAACGATTTCACTTATACGAAGAGCATGGTTCTAACCTTCTTCAATCAACTGTTTCATCAAGCAGGCTTTCGCCATATTTGGCATGGGGAAATATTTCGTTTCGTACAGTTGTCCAGAAAACGTCGATAAAGATAGAAAATTGTGATAATTTGTTTCTTGTGAAACAATTAACATCTTTTCAGGAGCGGCTTAAGGAAAGATGGAAGCTGATGGAGCAGGAAAATCTCCTTGAATTGCTGCCTTTGCCTGATGAAAAAGGTGCAGGCGATAATTTGTTTTTGAGATGGTTTGAAGGGCAAACTGGGATTCCCATGATAGATGCATCAATGATTTGTCTTCATAAAACCGGGTGGATCCCCTCAAAATATCGGGGTATGCTCGCGTCTTTTGCTATCAATACGCTTTCTCTGAACGTGCAAAAGTGTTCGGATTCGCTAGCTTCCCTTTTTCTGGACTATGAGCCCATCATTCATGTTCACCAGATTCAAAAGATGCAGGAGAAAGTGCAGGATCCAGTAAAAATAGGAAAAAAAGAAGATCCAGACGGGGTTTTTATTAAGAGATACTTACCAAGTCTTTCGAATGTTCCTGCTAAACATATCCATGAGCCTTGGCATTATCCCGGTTTTTTTCGCTTGGATTATCAGGCGCCAATAGTAGATATTAAAAAAGTGAATCAGGCTGCAAGGAAAACCAAGTCGGGTATATCAGAACGACCTTCAAAGTCCTCTGATCATGAACAATTGAAATTCGATTTGTGA
- a CDS encoding DUF1992 domain-containing protein, whose product MDLFTILSEDKIKQAIKDGEFKQLPGMGKPLELEDLSHIPPELRMSYKMMKNANMMDEDIELKKAIHTLEQLIAQCPDEMEKEKLQVQLNEKAFQLDKVLKKRNTFSSRASAFYKDKIYSKWS is encoded by the coding sequence ATGGATTTGTTCACGATTCTTTCAGAAGATAAAATTAAACAGGCGATAAAAGATGGCGAGTTTAAACAGCTTCCCGGTATGGGAAAGCCTCTTGAGCTTGAAGATTTGTCCCATATCCCGCCTGAACTCCGAATGTCCTATAAAATGATGAAAAATGCGAACATGATGGATGAAGACATCGAGCTGAAAAAAGCGATTCATACGTTAGAGCAGCTGATTGCCCAATGTCCGGATGAAATGGAGAAAGAAAAGCTGCAGGTGCAGCTGAACGAGAAAGCATTTCAGCTTGATAAAGTTCTAAAGAAAAGAAATACCTTCAGTTCAAGAGCTTCTGCTTTTTATAAAGATAAGATTTATTCGAAATGGTCCTAA
- a CDS encoding VOC family protein yields the protein MEFKLDHIVHFVDRHPLEAANMFIKHDLHAVMGGRHENWGSHNSLCYFSDLAYLEFLAVEDRKKANAANNPLIHRLLKQRAEGLGQLAIRTDRIEEVKQKLEEKGLETGEVIDASRKREDGSLLEWKMLFIQQSDEDCPLPFFIQWNQTDDERKQDLYKNGALGAQNLDVSISAVHYIVKDLNSAVTKWRKYFDLPRGEETVNDEWRARSYAIKLPSFQLIFTEASGAGTVQQMLAKKGEGPYLVEFDPPVFKSYYQICSSMFK from the coding sequence ATGGAATTCAAACTTGATCACATCGTTCATTTTGTTGACAGGCATCCACTTGAAGCCGCAAATATGTTCATAAAACACGATTTACATGCTGTTATGGGCGGACGTCATGAAAACTGGGGGTCTCACAACAGCCTGTGTTATTTCAGCGATCTGGCCTACTTGGAGTTTCTTGCTGTTGAAGACCGCAAGAAAGCAAATGCGGCAAATAATCCGCTTATTCACCGGCTGTTAAAGCAGCGTGCTGAAGGCTTGGGGCAGCTTGCAATCCGGACTGACCGGATTGAGGAAGTGAAACAGAAGCTTGAAGAAAAGGGGCTTGAGACAGGAGAAGTCATTGATGCCAGCAGAAAAAGAGAGGATGGCAGCTTATTAGAATGGAAAATGCTCTTCATACAACAAAGTGATGAAGACTGTCCGCTGCCTTTTTTTATCCAATGGAACCAGACAGATGATGAACGGAAGCAAGACTTGTATAAGAACGGTGCTTTGGGGGCTCAAAACCTGGACGTATCTATTTCAGCCGTACATTATATCGTAAAAGATTTAAATTCCGCTGTTACCAAATGGAGAAAATACTTTGATTTGCCAAGGGGAGAGGAAACGGTGAATGATGAGTGGCGAGCAAGAAGCTATGCCATCAAGCTTCCATCCTTTCAGCTCATTTTTACAGAAGCATCCGGAGCAGGCACCGTTCAGCAAATGCTTGCGAAGAAAGGCGAAGGTCCATATTTGGTTGAATTCGATCCGCCGGTTTTTAAATCCTACTATCAAATTTGCAGCAGTATGTTTAAATAA
- a CDS encoding MFS transporter, whose translation MRLRDWDRNLKIRLFGEALMNITYWMFFPFLTIYFAEEFGKEQAGFLLVFSQVFSVMANLMGGYCADRFGRKKMMVLSAVGQGLSFLTFALSVSPWFEAPLLGFFCFALAGVFGSFYWPASQAMIADVVEEKDRSNVFAVFYTSINLAVVIGPILGAIFYVNYFFELLVFAGVVCFLLAGLLFLWTRETAPFAGSKLGSGSKWYEFLLHQIREYKIIFKDKAFLLYIGAGVLAAQTFMQLDMLIPVYTKETVQNEQLFSIGDWSVSLGGEQAFGFLLSENGLLVAILTISVTKWMTAYKERNVFILSSILYGVSIFLFGQFSFIWGLIFAMALFTFAELMTAGLQQSFVSKLAPEHMRGQYFAAASLRYTVGRTIAPLSIPMTVWFGFQWTFAIFGILACVSALLYWLMFSVYEKRSTAGTRS comes from the coding sequence ATGAGACTTAGGGATTGGGACCGAAATTTAAAAATACGCTTATTTGGCGAAGCATTGATGAATATTACATATTGGATGTTTTTCCCCTTTTTGACGATTTATTTTGCTGAGGAATTCGGGAAGGAGCAGGCAGGATTTCTGCTTGTGTTTTCGCAGGTTTTTTCTGTTATGGCGAATTTAATGGGAGGCTACTGCGCGGACCGGTTCGGAAGGAAGAAAATGATGGTGCTGTCTGCTGTTGGTCAGGGACTGTCATTTCTTACGTTTGCTCTTTCCGTTTCCCCATGGTTTGAAGCTCCGCTTCTTGGTTTTTTCTGCTTTGCGCTTGCAGGAGTTTTCGGATCATTTTATTGGCCGGCAAGTCAGGCCATGATTGCAGATGTCGTAGAAGAAAAAGACCGAAGCAATGTGTTTGCCGTCTTCTACACGTCCATTAACCTGGCCGTCGTCATTGGCCCGATTTTGGGTGCTATTTTCTATGTGAATTATTTCTTTGAATTATTGGTGTTTGCAGGGGTCGTTTGTTTCTTGCTTGCAGGATTGCTTTTTCTATGGACGCGCGAAACCGCCCCTTTTGCCGGCAGCAAGCTTGGCAGCGGCTCCAAGTGGTATGAATTTCTTCTTCATCAGATTCGGGAGTATAAGATTATTTTTAAGGATAAAGCATTCCTTCTTTATATTGGTGCAGGCGTGCTTGCAGCTCAAACCTTTATGCAGCTTGATATGCTGATTCCTGTGTATACAAAAGAAACCGTGCAGAATGAGCAGCTGTTCTCAATTGGAGATTGGTCCGTCTCTCTCGGGGGTGAGCAGGCTTTCGGGTTTCTGCTTTCAGAAAATGGCTTGCTTGTAGCCATCCTGACCATTTCCGTAACTAAGTGGATGACGGCCTATAAAGAAAGGAACGTTTTTATTCTTTCCTCTATTTTATACGGAGTGTCGATCTTCCTCTTTGGACAGTTCAGCTTTATCTGGGGACTTATTTTTGCTATGGCGCTCTTTACATTTGCTGAACTGATGACCGCAGGTTTGCAGCAAAGCTTCGTCTCAAAGCTTGCTCCTGAACACATGCGAGGACAATATTTTGCCGCAGCCAGTCTTCGATATACCGTAGGGCGGACGATTGCCCCGCTTTCCATCCCGATGACGGTCTGGTTTGGTTTTCAATGGACGTTTGCCATTTTCGGGATCCTTGCATGCGTAAGTGCGCTGCTCTACTGGTTGATGTTTTCGGTTTATGAGAAAAGAAGTACAGCTGGCACACGGTCATAA
- a CDS encoding MOSC domain-containing protein: MINSQRQDGEAVKNKRYALESLNVGLPRKVLYNGREIETGIYKESVDRQLFLSKTNFEGDGQADLVHHGGEDKAVCVYSFDHYSFWENALSMRLEPGAFGENLTVRWLTEEDVYIGDVFHLGEAVVEVSQPRQPCFKLAMKHQVNDLPVQVQNTMFTGFYFRVLKEGKVSKEDALELIESQANGVSIAAANHIKYHDKQNTEAIMRILEVKALSDSWRSSFEKRL; this comes from the coding sequence ATGATAAATAGTCAAAGACAGGATGGGGAAGCCGTGAAAAATAAGAGATATGCATTGGAATCACTGAATGTTGGCCTGCCGAGGAAGGTTTTATATAATGGCCGTGAAATTGAAACGGGAATATATAAGGAGTCTGTGGATCGGCAGCTTTTCCTCTCTAAAACGAATTTTGAAGGAGATGGCCAGGCAGATCTCGTACATCACGGAGGAGAGGACAAAGCAGTTTGCGTGTATTCGTTTGATCATTATTCTTTCTGGGAAAATGCCTTGAGTATGCGATTAGAGCCGGGAGCTTTCGGAGAAAACCTTACAGTCAGATGGCTGACGGAGGAAGATGTATATATTGGCGATGTTTTTCACCTTGGAGAAGCTGTAGTAGAAGTAAGCCAGCCGCGGCAGCCGTGCTTTAAGCTTGCTATGAAACACCAGGTGAATGATTTGCCGGTTCAGGTTCAAAATACGATGTTTACCGGCTTTTATTTTCGTGTTTTAAAAGAAGGAAAAGTCAGCAAAGAAGATGCTTTGGAGCTGATTGAATCACAAGCAAACGGTGTTTCCATTGCTGCTGCTAACCATATAAAATACCATGATAAACAAAATACGGAGGCTATAATGAGAATCCTTGAAGTAAAAGCATTGTCAGACAGCTGGAGATCTTCTTTTGAAAAAAGGCTTTAG
- a CDS encoding response regulator transcription factor yields the protein MLSNRETEVLQHLANGYCMKEMASYMKISEFTFRDYISAVIRKLGVKHRAEAVAVGLRKRMIH from the coding sequence ATATTAAGCAACCGGGAAACGGAAGTGCTTCAGCATCTTGCAAATGGATATTGCATGAAAGAAATGGCTTCATACATGAAGATCAGCGAATTTACCTTCCGGGATTACATAAGTGCCGTCATTCGAAAATTAGGGGTGAAGCATCGAGCAGAGGCTGTAGCTGTCGGATTAAGAAAAAGAATGATACATTAA
- a CDS encoding GNAT family N-acetyltransferase, with protein MQLKWENEGYIVSDDKTLLQMGTIEAWLSEAYWAAGRSREIIIKSIQHSLCFGMYDPDGRQIGFARVITDQAVFSWIMDVIIDQEFRGKGLGKKLVECIIEHPDILHTKMGLATKDAHGLYRQFDFEMDECMRRPLL; from the coding sequence ATGCAGTTGAAATGGGAGAATGAAGGATATATCGTATCAGATGACAAAACGCTGCTTCAAATGGGAACAATAGAAGCTTGGCTCAGTGAAGCGTATTGGGCAGCAGGCCGCTCTAGAGAAATCATTATAAAAAGCATCCAACACTCCTTGTGCTTTGGAATGTATGATCCAGATGGCAGGCAAATAGGTTTTGCCAGAGTCATAACAGATCAGGCGGTTTTTTCGTGGATTATGGACGTGATCATTGATCAAGAATTCAGAGGAAAAGGCCTGGGAAAAAAGCTCGTTGAATGCATAATCGAACATCCGGACATTTTGCATACTAAAATGGGATTAGCTACAAAGGATGCTCACGGGCTTTATCGGCAGTTTGACTTTGAAATGGATGAGTGCATGAGGAGGCCACTCTTATAA
- a CDS encoding acylphosphatase, whose translation MKTLHIIVTGRVQGVGFRFHTQTSAAENELTGWVKNREDGSVEIMAQGQSGHLEVFLNALKKGNRYSNAENVSVTEERDSETFSAFEILY comes from the coding sequence ATGAAAACATTACATATAATTGTAACTGGCAGAGTACAGGGAGTCGGATTCCGTTTTCACACCCAAACGTCAGCTGCGGAAAACGAACTGACAGGCTGGGTGAAAAATAGAGAAGACGGGTCTGTGGAAATCATGGCTCAAGGACAAAGCGGACATTTAGAAGTTTTTCTGAATGCTTTAAAAAAAGGAAATAGATATTCCAATGCAGAAAACGTTTCTGTAACAGAGGAACGTGATTCTGAGACGTTTTCTGCATTTGAAATATTGTATTAA